TGCGGATACACCGCTCCGGCATCGGCCTCCAACAGCCCCACCACTTCCCGGGTTTGGGGGTTTTCGTAAAGCTTGGCAATGCGGATCCCAGCTAGAGGGGTTTTCTGCCACTTCAAATCTGCGGCTCGAGTCGATAAGAATTCGGCCTGCGGGGTTGTAGATTGAATTTGCTGGAATAGGCGTTGTTTCAGGTTGGGAGACAATTTGGGCAAGGGCACACTGTAGGCAAGCATGGCTGCCACCCCCTGCAACTCATCAAGAGGAGGTTGAGAAGCGGCAGAAGCAGTGCCAGACTCGGCCAACTGAACATCTTCAGGATCTTCTGAGGTATCGAGCGCACGAAAAGCGGCGATTTCCTCAAAATCCTGCTTTTGCATAGTCACGACAGCATTCAATCCTCAATAGCAACAGGTATAACCTTCTTCATGGTAGTCAATTTTTAAAGCTCCACCCCTTGGCCAGTAGCAGATTCCGCAATTTCCAGAGACCTAAGCGGATTCGTTTTTTCACCGTCCCCAAAGGGATCCCAGTTTTTGAGGCAATTTCTGTCTGGGTTAGCCCATTGAAATAGGCTAATTCCAGCACTTGCCGCTGCTCTGGGGGGATCTGCTCTAGAACCTCTTGGAGCACTTCCTGCTGCTCAGATTGAAACAAACGGTCATCCGGTTCTAAGGGTTCGGGATCCGAGCGAACAATCGCTTCTGAAGCAGAGATAGCCTTGGCAGCGCGTGTCAAAGCTCGCAAGCGATCCAAAGCCCGACTGCGGGTGAGCATAAACAGCCACACATCCACCCGGCCACGATTGGCATCGTAACGGGGGGCAATCCGCCACACCTGATTGAATACGTCCAATACCACCTCTTCTGCTTCCTCCAAGGATCCTAATACTTTGTAGGCTAGGCCCAAGAGAAGGCGAGCGTAGCGATCATAAAGTTCTGAAAGAGCAGCCTGATCCTGTTGCCCAATCCTGACCAAGAGCAGAATCTCTTCATTTTCACGCTCAGCCATAGGAAATCCGCATCCGCAGGGTGAATTAGCTGGACAGGTTGCCGACCGGGAAGATGACCCATTCAGGATTGGGCTAGAGCTTTTCATTCACCCTCTGGGATCCCGGCTTTGCCCATGTATCCCTAGGGGAGGGATCCAATTGGCTGCCTTCAGCGTATAGGCATTGAGGAGCAATTCTTTTGATTCTGCATCCTTTTTCGCCCAATTCCTAGATCTTCTGGGGAAAGCTTTTGCTGCGGATATTTGGGTGCTTTATGTATCCGTCGACTTGAGCTGGGTCTAACCTTTATCACCTGTTGAGAAAATCCATGAGGATCCCTCTAACGCCCACGGTTCCCAAGCCATTTTTGCGGCAGTTCTCCCAATGGCAACAACACCTAGGCGTAGGACTTGGACTGTTGTTCCTAGTATTCATGAGCACTCTCCTTCCCGCCCGAGCTTCCGATCACCAAGACACCTCCTTTTTGGGGTGTCGTTTTCCGGCTGGAGATCTCACGGATCTCTACGTTTTTGAAAGTCCGGATCCTAACAATGTTGTGTTAGCGATGGACTTTGACCCCTTTATCCCTCGCGGTGCCGATCGCCCCTTCGATCCCGCTTTACTCTACCAGTTCAAGGTGGATACTACAGTTCCCCCCGATGGACTTGAAGAGTTGGTATTGCAATTTCAGTTCAGCGGCACAGCTCCGAATCAGACCGTCACGATGTATGGCCCAGCAGCTCCCAATGTGGCGGGCACCCGCTCCACCTTGTTGGCAACGGCACGCGGAAGCGGCCCAGTCAACCAGACGATTAACTTGCCGGATGGGGTGAAACTTTTTGCTGGTTTGCGCAAGGATCCCTTCTTTTTTGATCTGGAGCGCTTTTTTGAGATCCTTCCCGATCGCAACTATTTGCTACAACCCAATCCGGCTCCTCCTTTGCAGGTTTTAAGTTTTAGGCCGCCAGGTCAAGCCATGGATATGTTCGCCAACTTCAATGTTCACTCTATTGTCGTAGAACTGCCGCGACAACTGCTAGGTGGAGGGCGAGCCGGAGTGTATATGTCCATTAGCTTGCCAGAGCAAGACTTTGCCAATGTCCCGCCAACTGGAACTGTTTTTGCCTGCTGAGCCCACGTTCAAATTTACTCTTCAAAACAGGAGTTAGTCGATGGAGATACTGTTGAAAATGAAAGACTGGAACTTGTCTTTATCAGAAAAAGTTCAGCAGTTTAGGGTGCATTTGCTGGTGATGGTCAGTGTTCTCATCCTGCTGGTGGCGAGTGCTTGTGGAGCTAGCAGCGGTACGGCCATTTCCCCCATCACTCCACCGGCGGCAACTACGTTTGTTCAACTGGAGCGGCTGGCCGTTCCGGCCTTGATCGAGTTGTTTCAGGACTTTGCCGATCACGATCAAAGCAACCGTGCCACGCCTAGGGCAGATGCTGGCTTTCAAGAATTGGCGATTCGATCTTTTTTTCGAGCCATTGGTCGACCTCAAGCGATCGCCGATTTGGTGGTAGCTGTTACTCTGCCGGATGTAGTGGAGGCAGATTTGTCTCAGCCTGCAGGAGCCTATTTTGGAGTGGAATTGGCTGGTGCCGGTGTCGTTGGCCCAAATTTTGGTGGCAGGCGGCTGCGGGATGATCCGGTGGATGTCACGTTGCAGGTGGTGTTTGGCGATCTGGTGCACGGTATTACCGAAGGGCAGATCCCGGCTTTAACCTCCGATAACGTCAGCCCAGAAGCAATTCGTGATACCAATACCTTTCCCTACCTGGGTAGCCCCGCTTAAGCCATTCTCTTAAACATTTCTGTCCTATTTCTGTCATGAAATCCCTGAACCTTTTCCGTTGGCCAGTGATCTTGGCCTCGCTGGTGCTGTTGCTCTTTGTTGGGTTGCGCTCCATCTATGCCTCCCCAGGGATCCGGCGCCCCACTCAACCCTGGGTTGCCCCTGTTTATCCGGATTATCAGGATCGCCATGCCTGGGTCAGTGGTTACGAAGCGATTGTGCAGGAACACCCCTCGTTTCTTTCCCTGCGCTTGCTGGCAGAAGAATATCTGAAGCGGTTCCGCGAAGTTGCGGATCCCGAAGATCTCCTGCGGGCGGAAGAGGCGGCACGGCGAGTACTGGGGATCAAAGCTCAACCGGAGAGCAGCCGGGTCATTGCCTATTCGGTTTTGGCTTCCGCACTGGTGGGGCAGCATCGCTTTGCGGAGGCTCTTGCCGTGGCTGAACAGGGGGAACGCATCGCGCCCGAACCGCTACAAACGCAGCTAGCCTCCATCCTGATGGAGTTGGGGGAATACGAACAGGCTGAGCAGCACCTGAAGCAGGTCAAGGGGGGCGGGACTGTGCAGGCGCGCTATCTGGAACTGACGGGGCATCTACAAGAAGCGCGCCAGAGGATACAGGAAAGTATGGCTCAGATCGACCGCTTCTACACCAATCCTGCCGAGTTGCGCTCTTGGTTTCATATGCGTGCTGCGGATTTAGCCTTTCTCGCAGGAGCGTTGGACGAGGCTGAGCAGCGCTACCAGGAGGCACTGCAAATCTACCCGCAACAGGTTCCTGCCCTGACGGGGTTGGCTCGTCTTTATGCTGCCCAACACCGCTGGCCAGAGGCTCTGGAGGTGGCCAGTCAAGGTGCCGATCTCTTGCCCACAGTGGATAACCTAGGCCATAAAGCCGATGCCCAACGAGCCTTGGGAGATTTTGAAGGGGCAGCCGCTACCGAAGAGCTGATTGGAACAGTGGCGCACTTGGGCCGAGTCAAGGGCTTGTATGATCGGGCTTTGGCAATCTACTATAGCGAGCACGGCATCCATTTGTCTGAGGCGCTGCAGATCGCCCGTCACGAACTTTTGCTACGGCAGGATATCTACTCCCAAGACACTCTCGCCTGGGCTGCGGCAGCGAATGGTCACTGGCAAGAGGCCAAAAGTGCTATCCAACAGGCCTTGCGCCTTAACACCGAAGATCCGTTACTGCACTTTCACGCCGGCATGATCGCAGCGCAGGTGCAAGAGCCCCAGGAGGCGGTACAACATTTCTCCCAAGCCTTGGCTCTCAACCCGCATTTTCATCCTCGTTACGCCGAGCAAGCCAGAGAGATGTTGAAAGAGCTTGGGATCCAAAACCCCGAGTCCCTTCAGCCTTTATCTCCATTGGCCTAAGACCCTATTCGTTATGGAGAATGCCATGCTTAACCTGCGCCGCTGCTGGCTATTTGGAGCCACTTTGTCTCTAACCTTGGCTTGGGCAACGGGAGCCTTTGCTCATCCGCTGGGCAACTTCACCATCAATCACTACGCTGGCCTAGATCTAAACCCCAACGGGATCCACATCGACTATGTGCTGGATATGGCGGAAATACCGGCATTTCAGGAAATCCGCCGCATCGATCTCAACCGGGATCAGCAAGCGGATCCCACTGAATCGCAAACCTATGCCGCGGCCCAGTGTGACTGGATTGGTCAACAATTGGTTTTGCAAGTCGGGGGGCAGGGGATCCCTGTCGCGTTGCAGAAGGCCACGGTGGAGTACCCACCCGGGGTCGGGGAATTGGCCACATTACGGCTAGGTTGTGAGTTTGAGGGATCCCCAATGTTCGCGGGTGCCGATCTGGAGGTGCTATTTGCCGATCATGCCTATGAGCACCGCTTGGGCTGGCGAGAGATCACCCTTTCCAGTCAGGGGATCCCGGTTCAGTCCCAGGTTCCCAGCCAGAGCATCAGTCAACGCCTGCAAGCTTATCCTGCCGCATTGCTGAAGAGTCCCCCCCTTCAGCGTCAGGTCAGCTTCCTCCTCAACCCGAGCGGAAGGGTTGTTTCGACTGCCTCAGCGTCACCCAGTCTGGCGGAGCAATCTCTGGAGGGTCGCAACAGGGATGGGTTGACCCGCTTGATCACCCTAGAGCACCTCAATCCACTCACCATTTTGGTTGCGTTGGGCGTTGCCTTTGTTTGGGGAGGATTTCACGCCCTCACCCCAGGTCATGGCAAAACAGTGGTTGGTGCTTACCTGGTGGGATCCCGTGGCACGGCTTTACATGCGCTGATTTTGGGTTTAACCACGACTTTTACCCATATGGCAGGAATTCTTGCTTTGGGGGGGGTGGCATTGCTGGCCTCACAATCGATTTTGAGTGAGCAAATCTACCCTTGGCTGAGTATGGTCTCCGGCCTGTTGGTGGTGGCTATTGGCCTGTCTTTGGGGCGGCAGCGGTGGCAAGGGAAATCTGAGCATTCTGGACATCCCCACCCTCATCCCCACCCTCACGGGCATTCCCATCTTCCCCACCAGGGATCCCGCGTTACCTGGGCTAGTTTGTTCGCTGTGGGCATTTCCGGGGGGTTGCTACCCTGTCCTTCTGCACTGGTGGTTTTGTTGAGCGCTATCGCCTTGGGTAAGATTGGGTTTGGCCTGGCTTTGGTTCTGGCCTTTAGCCTGGGGTTAGCGGGAGTTTTGACGGCCATTGGCCTGCTGCTGGTGTACGCCAAGTCTTGGCTAGACAAACTTCCGACCCGGTTACCCCAAAGCACTCACTTGTCGACTTTGAGCGCCCTGATCATTGCCCTGGTTGGTTTGGGAATGACGCACCAAGCCTTGGTTCAGCTCGGTGTCTTCTAGCCCCATACCCCTGCCCCCGTACCCCCACCAGTTAGGGTTCGTGTCCTTGAAAAATTGTGGGAGAGTCTTCTGGTGATCTACCCTGTGCAAGTGACTTGCGAAAGGGCTGTATGGATAGGACTTTAGAATCTTTCTTTGCCTCTGCCACCCAAATCGGGCTGGGCCTAGCGGGCTTGCTGGCTGTACTGACCTTACTGGCCTGGATCCGCAATTGGCCCCTCAAGTTTTCGCTGGTGGGTTATACGGCCTTTATGTTGGTGTTGGCTGCTGGGTGCTTTGCCCTGAGCTTGGGGCCAATTTTTCGCTCGCGGATCCCGGGGGCCGTTCACTACACCACCGTCTATGATCAGGGGGCGGATCGAGCCGTCATCGCCGTCAGTCCCGATATCACTCCAGAGCAGCTGATCTCAACCCTAAGGCAAGCCGCCAGCGACCTGGGATCCTCAGGGCGCTTTTCCACCGGCACGTCCCTATTTACCCTGCAGGCTCGTACTGTGATCCATCCCGAGGCAGAGATTTCTGTGCCTTTGCTCTTGGGCACCCTGCAACAGCCGTTGGGGATGCGCCTGCGCACGGATGAAGAACTGGAACGGCAGCAGATCCAGCTAGAAGAAGATGCCTTTGCCCAGTTAAGCTCCTTGAACCGGGTTGACGTTTCCCCTACCCCTAGAGGCGGGGGATCCTTTCCCGAACAGGTAAGGGGCTAAACCTCACTCCAATCGGGGACGCCGTTCCCCCAACCACTAGGACTGCCCTGTTATGGATCATTGTCAGCAACTGGGTGGGCAGCCTGAGGGACAAAGAGTGAGATATCCTAAAACAAACCAACTGCTTGGCCACCCTCCGTTGGTCTTCAGACTATGCCAGCCTCTCCCACCATGCTCCTCTTTCCAATGTCTTCCGAGGGTGTGCAGCGGCAAGATGTGCTAGAGGGGACTCAGGGATCCCTGGAGCCCAATCGTGGTCGTCTGCTGGTACTCACGGGGCCCAGTGGTGTGGGTAAAGGCACAGTCGTGAGGCAGTTACGCCAGCGTCATCCCGATTTGCATTTTTCTGTTTCGGTCACCACCCGCCCCCCCCGCCCCAGCGAACAGGAAGGAGTTAACTACTATTTCCGCAGCCGGGAAGAATTTCTTCACCTCATCGAAGCAGGCGAATTACTAGAATGGGCACAGTACGCGGGCAATTTCTACGGCACCCCCCGCGATGTGGTACTGGCTAAGCTCAGCCAAGGGCAGGATGTCTTGCTGGAGATCGAACTGGCTGGGGCACGTCAAGTGAGTCAACATTGCCCAGAAGCGATCCGTATCTTTTTGTCTCCTCCCTCTCTGCAGGAGCTAGAGCGGCGCATCCGCGAACGGGGCCAAGACTCCGAGGCCAGCATTGAGCGGCGTTTGCAACAGGCCCAAAAAGAATTGGATGCTCAAGACGAATTTGACTATGTGATCGTCAACGATGATCTAGAGCAAGCCCTGCTTCAACTCGAAACCTTGCTCTATCCAACAGGGCCGGAAGTCCCCGTCAGCTAATGGGCGGGCCTGTGGGTTTTTCTCAGTCGATTTGAATGCTCACTTGGCTCAGCAGAGGATGCAGGTGAACTCTGCCTAAGCAGTCTGAAATTCAATCGAAATTGGACTAATGCGAGAGGTTGATAACTAGGATCCTCTCCGCCCTTGAGATGGATCATTTTACTGAGCCAAATCAATTTTTTCAGCTCTCTTAGGTTATTTGTTTCCATAAGCGAGCAAAGTCCATGCTCTCTGTTGGAGGAGTGGATAGAGTTGCTGGAAGAAGATCTCGGTGATGGTTAGTTAGGCTCCAAAAATGGGCTGAACCGGTTGATCCGCTTGTTACAACCTCTTTATTGCAACTTTGTTACAAGTTACAACGTCAGGGATCCCACATTTTGTTCCAACAACTGGGCTAGATCTTGCAAGAAAGCCGCCGCATGAGCTCCGTAGATGACGCGGTGATCGCAGGTGAGATTCACTTGCATCTGGGATTGAATGGCAATCGCGTAAGCGGAGCGGAGCTCTTTCGCTTTTTCAGGAATGGCGACCACCGTCGGGCGAGAAGCGCCAATCGCCAAAATGGATCCCTGATTGGGGGGCAAAATGGCATCGAAGCGATCCACCCCAAACATGCCCAAATTGGAGAGGGTAAAGGTGCCGCTGTTGTATTCTTCCGGCTGCAGTTGCTTTTGTCGCGCCCGCTCCACCAGATCTTTCCAACGCCGGGAAATCTCGTACAAGTCCAGCCGGTTCGCCTGTTTCAGCACTGGTGTGATCAGCCCGCCATCCTCCATCGCCACCGCTACGGCAATGTTGATGTCGGCTTTGTAGTGGATGCCGCCATCGCTGTAGCTGGCATTTAACAACGGATGCTTTTCCAGGGTCATGGCGACTGCCTTGGCCAAAAGAGCCGTCATGGTCACCCCTTTGGGTTTCACCTGTTTGTAGAGACCATCCAGGCCATCGGTGGTAAGGGTATAGCCCACATGAAACACCGGCACACTGAGGCTGGCATTCATGTTGCGCACAACAGCCGCCTGCAGGGTGCTGAGGGGAACGGTTTCCCCTAGGGGAGCAGCCACTGCAGGAGGAGGAGTCGGGGTTGGGCGAGTCACCCCCGCAGAGGACGGGATCCCTTGGGCAGCGGCACGTTCTACATCCTCGGCCACAATGCGACCGTTGGGGCCGGAGCCGCGTAGGGTGCTCAGGTCAATATTCAGCTCTTCTGCCAGCTTTTTGGCACGGGGAGAGGCCAGTATCCGCTCGGATCCCGACCCATTAGAGGGAATCGGGATGGCGACCGCAGTAGAAACGGCAACAGGAGCAGGGCTAGTCGGTTGAGAGGCAAGGGGCGCGGGGTCTGGTTTGGGGGCAACCACGGTCGCAACACCCCCAGATAGAGCTTTGGCCTTCTCTTGGGCTTGGGCGACTTCTGCTTCGCTTTCGGCAATCAGGGCAATGGGGGCACCCACAGGAGCAGTTCCCCCGGCTGGCACGACGATGGAGGCGAGGATACCCGCATAAAATGACTCCACATCCATGTCGGCTTTATCCGACTCCACCACCAGGATGTTCTCGCCTTTCTCCACGCGATCTCCCGGCTGTTTTAGCCAGGAAACGATCTTGCCCATTTCCATCGTGGAGCTGAGGGCAGGCATGGAGACTTCGTGGATCATGGTGGGTGGCACACAGAGGAGCTAGCAGGAAAGATTCTAACCTAGCGCGCTGACCCCTAGCGCACCCAATCCTCATCCTCCTCTGACGGCATCTGGCTCAGGATTGCTCTGCTTCGGCCACCAGAAGCAGGGTTTTCAGCAGCGAGTCGGGGTTGAGGCTAATCGAATCAATCCCCTGTTTCACCAAAAAACGAGCGAACTCGGGGTAGTCGCTGGGGGCCTGGCCACAGATGCCAATCTTGCGACCATAACTTTTTACGGTGCCGATCACCTGAGCGATCATCCGTTTGACGGCTTCGTCCCGTTCATCGAAAAGGTGCGAGACCAAGGCCGAGTCTCGATCCAACCCCAGGGTGAGCTGGGTGAGATCGTTGGAGCCAATTGAGAAGCCATCGAAAATTTGGCAGAACTCATCCGCCAGGATCACATTGCTGGGCAACTCGCACATCACGTAGACTTTGAGGCCATTTTCGCCCCGGATCAAACCATGACGAGCCATTTCCGCCAAGACTCTGCGGCCCTCTTCCGGAGTGCGACAGAAGGGGATCATCAAAACCACATTGGTCAGGCCCATCTCATCCCGCACCCGCTTCATGGCCCGACACTCAAGGGCAAAACCTGCTTGATAGCGCGGATCATAGTAGCGGGAAGCCCCCCGCCAGCCGATCATCGGGTTTTCTTCGTTGGGTTCGTAGCGGGATCCCCCCAGCAGGTGGGCATATTCGTTGCTCTTGAAATCCGACAGCCGCACGATCACTGGTTTGGGATAGAAGGCGGCGGCGATGGTACTCACCCCTTGGGCCAGCTTGTCGATGAAGTATTCTGGCTTGTCGGGATATTGGTGGGTCAGCTCCGCCAAACGGGGTTCTTCTTTCACCGCCTGTTCGTAGTTGAGCAGGGCCAGCGGGTGTACCTGAATGTGGTTGGCAATGATGAACTCCAGACGGGCCAAACCCACCCCATCACAAGGGATCCCGCTCAGGCCAAAGGCTTTTTCCGGGTTGCCGATGTTCATCATCAGTTGGGTTTGGGGTCGCGGCAAGTTTTCCAGGGGGATCTCGCTGACTTCGTAGGGCAGCAAACCGGGGTAGACGCGCCCTTCTTCCCCTTCGGCGCAGGAAATGGTGATCGGCTGGCCGGAGCTGAGCAACTGGGTGGCCTTTTCGCTGCCAACAATCGCCGGGATCCCCAACTCGCGGGCGATGATCGCCGCATGACAGGTTCTACCCCCCTGGTTGGTGACGATGGCGCTGGCCTTTTTCATGATCGGCTCCCAGTCGGGATCCGTTTTGTCGGTCACCAAGACCTCTCCAGCCCGAAACTGATCCAGCTTGCGGACATCCAGGATCAAGCGTGCCGTCCCTTGGCCAATCGCTTCTCCCACGGCGCGTCCGCGCACCAAGGGTTCCGGTCGGGCATCGGGGCTTGTCAGGCGATAGGTTTTGAGTAGGTTGGCCGCCTTTTGCGATTGCACCGTCTCCGGGCGGGCTTGCACGATGAACAGTCCTCCGGTGATGCCGTCTTTGGCCCACTCGATATCCATGGGCGTGAAATGACCGTGCTGGGCTGAGTAATGATCCTCAATCCAACAGGCCCACTGGGCCAGCTGCAAAATTTCCTCGTTCTTGAGGGCATATTGCTTGCGCAAGCCGTCGGGAACAGCCACATTTTTCGTGAAACGGGATCCCCCTTCGTCGTAGATCATCTTCAGCTCTTTACTGCCCAGTTTGCGGGAGAGGATCGGGCTAAAGCCTTGCTTGAGGGTAGGTTTGAACACCACATATTCGTCGGGGTTGACGATCCCTTGCACCACGTTTTCTCCCAGACCATAGGCGGCTGTGATCAACACCGTATCCTTGAAGCCGGTTTCCGGGTCGATGGAAAACATCACCCCTGAACAGGCCAAATCCGAGCGCACCATCTTTTGTACCCCCACCGAGAGAGCCACCTGAAAATGGTCGAAGCCCTTGATCTGGCGGTAGGAAATGGCTCGGTCGGTAAATAAGCTGGCGAAGCAGTGATGACAAGCATCCAAGACGCCCCGCACCCCATGCACGTTTAAATAAGTCTCTTGTTGTCCGGCAAAGCTAGCATCCGGTAGATCTTCGGCAGTGGCGCTGGAACGAACCGCCACATCGGTATCTTGGCCATACTGGGCACACAGGGTGAGGTAAGCTTCGGTGATCGCCCGCTGCAACTCCAGAGGAAAGGGGGTATGCAAGATCAGGGCACGGGCTGCCTTGCCCCGATGGCGCAGATTGTTCACATCTTCTACATTCAAATCTTGAAAGATCTCCCGCAGTTTTTCTTCTAGGCCCGCCGAGGCAATGAACTGACGGTAAGCATGGGCCGTGGTGGCAAATCCTGTCGGCACCTGGATCCCCCGTGGGGCCAACTGTTGCAACATTTCTCCCAAAGAGGCGTTTTTCCCGCCCACCTGGGCAATATCCTGTAGGCCCACCTCCGTCAGAGGCAAAACCAAAGGTGGCTCCGGCAGCAGCCAGCGTTCTTGTCCTTGTGGGCCGGATTCTGGCCCACCTTGTTGGAGCCGGGATCCCATAGTTGCTCCATCCGACATGCCCCACCTCCTTGACTGATTCTTGACTGATTGTTGTCATTATTGGCGGCAGGAGAAATACTCCTTTACCTACCCACGATGGGCTCTACTCTCACTCTATCGAGGAGTTTGAGCCGGTTAAAATGCCCGGATATCAGCAGCAAGAAGGCCCAGAGGGAGACGGGGCAAAGGGGATAACAGGGGATCCCACTTTTGGGGTTGGTACAAATCTTTGGCCTTCGTTACCCATAGCAAAAATGCCCCGCCTGTCAAAATGGAAAGGGAAGGATTTGAGATGGCAACTCTGCATGGGTGATGAGATCACAACCGCTAAAAAACCAGATGAACTTCCAGAGGAAGACCTAGATGACTTACTGGATAATTTATTAGATGGCGTAGATGGGGGTGTGGATGGAGCCGAAATTCGACGGATCGCGATCCCAGAAACCCAACAGGGATCCCGGCTGGATCGGGGCTTGGCAGAACACTGGTCAGATCTGTCTCGGTCTCGCCTACAACAGTTGATTCGGGAGGGCCAGGTTTGGCTGAATGGGGATCCCTGCCTGGATAAAAATCGCACCCTACAAGCAGGGGATCAGATCGAAGTACGGATCCCGGCGGCAACTCCCCTAACCCTGCAACCGGAGCGGATCCCGCTGGATATTCTCTACGAGGATGCCGACTTGATCGTGCTCAACAAACCTCGCGATTTGGTGGTGCATCCCGCCCCCGGCCACAGAAGCGGCACCCTGGTTCATGCCCTTTTGGCCCATTGCCCCGATCTGTCGGGCATCAACGGCGAACAGCGCCCAGGTATTGTGCATCGCCTCGACAAAGACACCACCGGCGCTCTGGTGATCGCCAAACAGGATCAAGCTCACCAACACCTACAAGCCCAAATCCAGTCCAAAACCGCCCGGCGCATCTATCTGGGGGTGGTGTTTGGTCGTCCGGCCCAAAACCAAGGTACCCTCTCGGCTGCGATTGGGCGGCACCCGGTGGATCGGCAGAAAATGGCCGTGGTGGAACCTCACAAAGGTCGCTCGGCAGTGACCCACTGGCGGGTGCTGGAGCGATTGGGCAACTACAGCCTGATGCAGTTTGAGCTAGAAACCGGGCGTACCCACCAAATTCGGGTTCATGCTGCCCATTTGCGCCTACCGATTGTGGGGGATCCCCTCTATAC
This is a stretch of genomic DNA from Synechococcus sp. Nb3U1. It encodes these proteins:
- a CDS encoding cupin domain-containing protein, whose translation is MQKQDFEEIAAFRALDTSEDPEDVQLAESGTASAASQPPLDELQGVAAMLAYSVPLPKLSPNLKQRLFQQIQSTTPQAEFLSTRAADLKWQKTPLAGIRIAKLYENPQTREVVGLLEADAGAVYPQHRHILGEEIYMLEGDLVIEDQVFRAGDFIRYGPGSVHRAHTQGGCRFHFRTSMDDQFLEPLPSSPFSP
- a CDS encoding sigma-70 family RNA polymerase sigma factor yields the protein MAERENEEILLLVRIGQQDQAALSELYDRYARLLLGLAYKVLGSLEEAEEVVLDVFNQVWRIAPRYDANRGRVDVWLFMLTRSRALDRLRALTRAAKAISASEAIVRSDPEPLEPDDRLFQSEQQEVLQEVLEQIPPEQRQVLELAYFNGLTQTEIASKTGIPLGTVKKRIRLGLWKLRNLLLAKGWSFKN
- a CDS encoding DUF4331 family protein → MSTLLPARASDHQDTSFLGCRFPAGDLTDLYVFESPDPNNVVLAMDFDPFIPRGADRPFDPALLYQFKVDTTVPPDGLEELVLQFQFSGTAPNQTVTMYGPAAPNVAGTRSTLLATARGSGPVNQTINLPDGVKLFAGLRKDPFFFDLERFFEILPDRNYLLQPNPAPPLQVLSFRPPGQAMDMFANFNVHSIVVELPRQLLGGGRAGVYMSISLPEQDFANVPPTGTVFAC
- a CDS encoding DUF4331 family protein yields the protein MEILLKMKDWNLSLSEKVQQFRVHLLVMVSVLILLVASACGASSGTAISPITPPAATTFVQLERLAVPALIELFQDFADHDQSNRATPRADAGFQELAIRSFFRAIGRPQAIADLVVAVTLPDVVEADLSQPAGAYFGVELAGAGVVGPNFGGRRLRDDPVDVTLQVVFGDLVHGITEGQIPALTSDNVSPEAIRDTNTFPYLGSPA
- a CDS encoding tetratricopeptide repeat protein, which codes for MKSLNLFRWPVILASLVLLLFVGLRSIYASPGIRRPTQPWVAPVYPDYQDRHAWVSGYEAIVQEHPSFLSLRLLAEEYLKRFREVADPEDLLRAEEAARRVLGIKAQPESSRVIAYSVLASALVGQHRFAEALAVAEQGERIAPEPLQTQLASILMELGEYEQAEQHLKQVKGGGTVQARYLELTGHLQEARQRIQESMAQIDRFYTNPAELRSWFHMRAADLAFLAGALDEAEQRYQEALQIYPQQVPALTGLARLYAAQHRWPEALEVASQGADLLPTVDNLGHKADAQRALGDFEGAAATEELIGTVAHLGRVKGLYDRALAIYYSEHGIHLSEALQIARHELLLRQDIYSQDTLAWAAAANGHWQEAKSAIQQALRLNTEDPLLHFHAGMIAAQVQEPQEAVQHFSQALALNPHFHPRYAEQAREMLKELGIQNPESLQPLSPLA
- a CDS encoding nickel/cobalt transporter; translation: MLNLRRCWLFGATLSLTLAWATGAFAHPLGNFTINHYAGLDLNPNGIHIDYVLDMAEIPAFQEIRRIDLNRDQQADPTESQTYAAAQCDWIGQQLVLQVGGQGIPVALQKATVEYPPGVGELATLRLGCEFEGSPMFAGADLEVLFADHAYEHRLGWREITLSSQGIPVQSQVPSQSISQRLQAYPAALLKSPPLQRQVSFLLNPSGRVVSTASASPSLAEQSLEGRNRDGLTRLITLEHLNPLTILVALGVAFVWGGFHALTPGHGKTVVGAYLVGSRGTALHALILGLTTTFTHMAGILALGGVALLASQSILSEQIYPWLSMVSGLLVVAIGLSLGRQRWQGKSEHSGHPHPHPHPHGHSHLPHQGSRVTWASLFAVGISGGLLPCPSALVVLLSAIALGKIGFGLALVLAFSLGLAGVLTAIGLLLVYAKSWLDKLPTRLPQSTHLSTLSALIIALVGLGMTHQALVQLGVF
- a CDS encoding Ycf51 family protein; this translates as MDRTLESFFASATQIGLGLAGLLAVLTLLAWIRNWPLKFSLVGYTAFMLVLAAGCFALSLGPIFRSRIPGAVHYTTVYDQGADRAVIAVSPDITPEQLISTLRQAASDLGSSGRFSTGTSLFTLQARTVIHPEAEISVPLLLGTLQQPLGMRLRTDEELERQQIQLEEDAFAQLSSLNRVDVSPTPRGGGSFPEQVRG
- the gmk gene encoding guanylate kinase, encoding MSSEGVQRQDVLEGTQGSLEPNRGRLLVLTGPSGVGKGTVVRQLRQRHPDLHFSVSVTTRPPRPSEQEGVNYYFRSREEFLHLIEAGELLEWAQYAGNFYGTPRDVVLAKLSQGQDVLLEIELAGARQVSQHCPEAIRIFLSPPSLQELERRIRERGQDSEASIERRLQQAQKELDAQDEFDYVIVNDDLEQALLQLETLLYPTGPEVPVS
- a CDS encoding dihydrolipoamide acetyltransferase family protein, with protein sequence MIHEVSMPALSSTMEMGKIVSWLKQPGDRVEKGENILVVESDKADMDVESFYAGILASIVVPAGGTAPVGAPIALIAESEAEVAQAQEKAKALSGGVATVVAPKPDPAPLASQPTSPAPVAVSTAVAIPIPSNGSGSERILASPRAKKLAEELNIDLSTLRGSGPNGRIVAEDVERAAAQGIPSSAGVTRPTPTPPPAVAAPLGETVPLSTLQAAVVRNMNASLSVPVFHVGYTLTTDGLDGLYKQVKPKGVTMTALLAKAVAMTLEKHPLLNASYSDGGIHYKADINIAVAVAMEDGGLITPVLKQANRLDLYEISRRWKDLVERARQKQLQPEEYNSGTFTLSNLGMFGVDRFDAILPPNQGSILAIGASRPTVVAIPEKAKELRSAYAIAIQSQMQVNLTCDHRVIYGAHAAAFLQDLAQLLEQNVGSLTL